From the Streptobacillus ratti genome, the window TGTCTTGCAATATTTTGTCCCAAGTTATTTGCTAAAACATTACCTAATATTACCTCATCTACTTTGATATCACTAGTAATACTCTTTAGTAAATCGGCTGAAAAATCAACTAATTCTACATCTTTATACATACCATTATACTTAGCTATCGCTGTTCTCTTAGCTCTAATTATTGATACCAAACTTCCTCCTAAAATTTTTCCATAATACTAATTATATCGTTTATTTGAAATTTTATCAACTAAAACAATTTTTTATATAAAAAAACAGAAGTAACTTTATACTTCTGCTTTCCAATACTATTATTTATGCTCATGCTCCATATTACTTGCATATCCTTTACTTGCTTTTCCAACTTGGAAATAATTTGCAACTTTACCATTCATTTCAACAAATGCTTCTGTTCCTTTAATTCCTAAAACTATTGTTTTATCAGTATTAGCAAACATTTCTCCTGATGCACTTACAATTTTTTCTAAATTATATTCCATTCCATCTATTCTTACAAATGCGTTATCTCCTTTAAGAACTGCTAAAACATGTGAATGAGGTTCTCCTTTAATACTATGATAATTTAAAACTATTTCTTCTATAATTTGTTGCATAGCTTCAAAATTAGTTACTTCTCCATTAATTTCAACAAATGCTCCTGTTCCTTTAATTCCTAAAACTACTGTTTTATCAACATTAGCAAACATTTCTCCTGACGCACTTTTAATTTTCTTTAAAGTATAGTTTTTATCCCCTATATTAAGCAATGCTAAATCTCCACTAAGCATAGCTTTTCCTGTTTGTCCATCAGCCCCCATTAAGCTTACTACAGCATCATTTTCCATTACTTCTACAACAACTTTTTCACTTTTCACCATTTTTTGTGTATTTGCCATTGAATTTGAATTTGCGAATCCGCTAACAGCAAGTAACATTGCTGAAATAACCATTAATTTTTTCATTAAAATCACTCCTTATTGTTTATCTATATTCTAATTATACACTTTAATTTTATTTTTTCTCATATATCTTTATTAATTTTATCTTAGTTTTCCAAAAATTTTTCAAAGAAAAAGCAGAAGTAATCTCTTACCTCTGCATATATAGTCTTATTTGTTATCATGGTTATGGCCATGATTGTGTTCATGGTCATGTCCATGGTGGTGATGTTCTGTATTTTTTGCATAACCTTTATCTGCTTTTCCAACTTGGAAATAATTTGCAACTTTACCATTCATTTCAACAAACGCTTCTGTTCCTTTAATTCCTAAAACTATTGTTTTATCAACATTAGCAAACATTTCTCCTGATGCACTTACAATTTTTTCTAAATTATATTCCATTCCATCTATTCTTACAAATGCGTTATCTCCTTTAAGAACTGCTAAAACATGTGAATGAGGTTCTCCTTTAACACTGTGGAAGTTATAAACCATTTCATCTTCCATAACATGAACATGCTCTTGTGCTTTTTCTAATTTCATCATTTTTTGTGTACTTGGCATTGAATTTGAATTTGCAAACCCACTAACAGCAAGTAACATTGCTGAAATAACCATTAATTTTTTCATTTTACTTTCTCCCTATCTATTTTCTAATCTATTTAACAATTTTTTAGTTTCCTCTTCAAATCCTGGTTTTTCTAATAAAGTAAACATATTTCTTTTATATTCTTCAACTCCAGGTTGATCAAAAGGATTTATACCTAACATATATCCACCTATAGCTACTGCTTTTTCAAAAAAGTAGAACATATATCCTAAGTGATAAGGTGTTGCTTCTGGTATATTAATTACAAGATTAGGTACATTACCATCTACATGAGCAAGTATTACACCTTTTGCTGCTTGTTTATTAACATAATCTATTCCTTTTCCACTTAAATAATTTAATCCGTCTAAGTCTGATTCTTCTTTTTCTATTTGTATATCTATTTCAGGATTATCTATTAAAAGAACCGTTTCAAACATAGTTCTTCTAGCCTCTTGTATAGATTGACCTATAGAATGTAAATCTGTTGAAAAATCTGCACTAGTTGGATAAATTCCTTTTCCATCTTTTCC encodes:
- a CDS encoding MliC family protein; protein product: MKKLMVISAMLLAVSGFANSNSMPSTQKMMKLEKAQEHVHVMEDEMVYNFHSVKGEPHSHVLAVLKGDNAFVRIDGMEYNLEKIVSASGEMFANVDKTIVLGIKGTEAFVEMNGKVANYFQVGKADKGYAKNTEHHHHGHDHEHNHGHNHDNK